aactgtgattgagTCACTgaactctagcttgggtgacagagcaagaccctatctcaaaaatccaaaacaaaacagaaaactaaaaaaaaaaaaattatctcacatTGAATCAAATTAGTAGATGAAAAGTatgcctgatacatagtaagtGATAATAAATTGTAATCATTATTACTAGACTTTCACCTGAGGAGGAGAGAgagccatattttattttagtagtgacagaattcagaaaaagagtttgaaaaagttattttttcatggctggctgtggtggctcactcttgtaatcccagcactttgggaggccgaggcaggtggatcacttgaggccaggagtttgaaaccagcctggccaacatggtgaaaccccatctccactaaaaatacaaaaattagccgggcatggtggtgggcacctgtaagctcagctgctcaggaggctgaactgggaggatgccttgaacctgggaggtggaggctgcagtgggccaagattgcaccactgcattccagcctgggtgacagagcgagactccatctcaaaacaaaaagaaaaggtattttttctttcatttgtaacAGGTCTATTAACAAGAATAACTTCATAAAATGCTGTCTGGATTGTGCCCATCAAGCAAACACTGGCAGTATTACTCTGCTGGtagaaaattgtttttctcctctttatgGATTcagatttattccttttttataacTTAAAGAATAGATGACAACTGCTTGTTTcatcctaaataaataaagacctcTCAGATCTCGATGCCTGGCCTAAATAGCATGGCAGATTCCAGCCTCCTCAGCTTCTCGGTGGTCAGATAAAGGCTTAGATATGTGGCACCCACTCCTTCCAGAAGAGTCATCTGTTGCCTGGGGTCTAGAGGGTCATACAAAACAGACAAGAagccagaagcagtggctcatgccggtaatcccagcactttgggaggctgaggcaggaggatcatttgaggtcagtagttcaagaccagcctggccaacatcatggtgaaaccccatctcgactaaaaatacaaaaattagccaggtggggtggcatgcacctgtagtcttagctacttgggagactgaggcaggaaaaccgcttgaacccaggaggtagaggttgcagtgagtggagactgtgcgactgcactccagcctgggcacacagagcaagactccatctcaaacaaacaaaaaagaaatatgtaagtaTGTGTACAGCCGTTCCTTAAATCCTCCATTCTTCAATATTGCTAGGAGGCCCCTGAGAGATTTTATCACAACATAGTTTATTAGGTATAAATGGCAGATCCTAAAGCAATCAGAAGAGGGCTGCCCAGTGTACATGTTACCGGTGTGAGCCTTGGCCAGTGGAGAAGCAGGTGCCTGACCCAGTCAGGCCAGGAGGAGGCACGAAGTCAGGAGAGCATTAGCAGGCCTCAGGCCTTGCTGGTTGCAGGACTCTGGGCTGTGGGCTGCCTGGCCTGCCCTTTTGACAGCAGTTCTCAAGCCTCTTGACCACTGTACTAGAGCCTCCCTGGCACTGAAGCCAGGGTCTCAGCAGGCCACACGAGCGAGCCTGGCCAGCGGGCTGCAAGCCTGCCACTGACCCACTGCGGCTCTTCCCTGCACTCAGTGACTGCTGGAGCCCTGACTCCCAGACCGCTGAGAATAGAGCGACTTCACGTGACAGCCCCTCTGTGTGTAAGTCTCAGGCCAAGCCCTTCCATGGAGTGAGCTGTTTCCTTCCACATTCAGAGCCTCAGGTTCGGgacagaggccaggtgcagtccGATGTGGGCCAAGGACATGAGCCCATGTGGATGTGAGAGCAGGCCCAGGCTCCCTGTGTGTCACCATGTGACTTAGATCACAGCCAGCAGGGATCAGTAGTGTTCTCAGAACCATCAggcctcccccagctccccagaCATTTTTCGCAGCTGCAGGAACAGCCACAGATGCTGTTCTCATGGCAGCCGGGACTGGCCACCCTAGAAAAGAAGCTGGTGAAGTCCCAATGGGGCCCTTTGGGGCAAGTGGTGCTTGTAACTGGGCTTTCTGCCAAAGCCTAGAAAGATAAGACACCGGCCATGTTTCACtccatttttcctgtttttatttttattttttttgagacagagtctcgctctgtcacccaggctggagtgcagtggttcgatctcagctcactgcaacctccgcctcctgagttcaagcgattctcctgcctcagcctcctgagtagctgggattgcaggtgcctgccatcacacccagctaatttttgtatttttataagagatgaggtgtcaccgtgttggtcagactgctctcgaactctgacagcaggtgatccgcctgcctcagccgtctaaagtgctgggattacaggcatgagccaccgtgcctggccccgtTTCCTTCTGACTCTTGTTTTCTTACCAGTGGGGACCTATTGCTCACAGGAAGAAAATGACATTGTCCTTATTTTGTGACTTCTGGCAACTATCTTTTTCCAAGGAAGCCCCTTCCTTTCTGCCCTGCCTCTGAGTTTAAGCCGGGATACAGCTCCTAGTTTTTTCAAGCATCTTACAAATGGAGATCAGCTCCGTCGTCCTCCAACATCCTCACCCTGCATCAGAGTCAGGACTCCACAGTGCTGTGGTCAGCACGGCTGCACGGCCCTGCAACCCTGAGCCCCACTGGGTTCTGACTGTGGTTACCAGCACCTTAGGAGACAGAATAACAGTCTGGAAGCAGAAACAGATACTGTCCATTTCATCAACAGCCACAGCCACAAGGTTTATTCCTGAATCACAAACCAACCCCACTGACCAAACTCCCAAGCCACTTTATATTAAACTTGTTATCAAATCAcccacataaatacatataataaatacaaaaacaggattttttttcagtctttggtATAGAGAGCTTTCTCCTCCTCTTATTCCCCCCTCTGTCTCCGTGCTCTAAAGACATTTCCTTGCATTCACATTATTTCCTTGGATACAAAAATCACCCAGAAGTAAACTTTGTGCTGGAACCCCTGCCTCCATTGACAGTCCTGCCAGGGACCCAGCCCACGGTGGCCCAGGGGAGAAGCAGACCGTGGGGACTCACACATAGTCGTTCAGCCTGTACCCGCTGTGCGTGGCCGAGGTCACTGAGGGGGCCCAGTTGTCTTTGTAGGCAGCTGGTGGCTGGTAGGCAGGTGCGGTGGTGGCGGTGGCTGTGGTGGCCCTGGGCGGGGCCTGGTAGGGCCTGTAGGGTGCCTCGTCCTGGCAGGACAGGCAAAGCAGGGTGCCACCAATGAGCGAGAGGGACGAGGAGATGAAGCCCAGGTACAGGGCCTGGCCAATCTCGAACTTCATGCCGCTGGGCAGCAGCGGGTTGTAGAAATTCTGCACCACGTCATTGGTGGTCCAGGAGACAGCCACCATGCATAGGAGACCAGCCAGGATGAAGAGGGAGCCGCCGAGGATGGCGAAGGTGGTCTTGGCGGGTGTGCCCTTGGCGCAGCGCGTGCACTTCATCCCGATGACTGCGCAGGCACAGGCTATGCCCGAGAGCAGGCAGGAGATGACCATGAGGGCACGGGCAGCCTGGAGGTCTTGGGGCAGTGCCAGCAGGGACCGGTAGATCTGGCACTGGTAGATGCCTGTGCTGTGCCACACACACTCCATCCAGAGCCCTTTCAGGTAGGACACGGCCGTGAGGATATTGGTGCCCACATGCGCCGTCCTTCGCCAGTGAGGCAGGATGGTGGTGATTAACGTGCCCACCATGCCCAAGAAGCTGAGCAGGAAGCCCAGGAGCTGCACGGCCGTGCTGGCCATGGTGCAGCTGCCTGCCTAGGCCAGCCGGGCAGCTCCCTGGGCCCTCGAGGTCACACCGCTCCTCAGGTGCTGGCCGGAGCCCTAATGAAGCCGAGGGAGGCGGGagcagggagagaaaggaaacgGGTTAAAGATTATCTCATGCACTTATTTCTGTCACCGAAACCAAGTTTTCCATAGGCCGTTGGTGTGGCAATTAACatgttttcaaaaatagtttCTGAGACTTCACTGGGTGGGAGAATAACTGCTTTCCCGGGAAGGCAGGATCTGAAGGGATGACAGCCGATGCTGGTCTCAGGGAAGGACTCCAGCCTCCTGCCGGAAGTTCTGCTTATGTCCCCCCTCAAGCACTGCTGCTGCTTTGGCATCTCCTGTCCTTCCGTTCGCCAGTAACCAGGAATAACACTTGTTAAATCAACATGTGCTATTCATGCTTTGGCCTGACAGTGCTCAGATGTGTGCCAGCTGTGACTTAGAAAATAGCCCTGGGCGGTTGTCAGCATGAGGGGTTTTCTGAAGTGGGCAAATTCTCCACCCACGTGCTCAGGCAGGGAGAGGTTTAGTCCCCTCGGCAGGTCAGACGCTGCCTTCAGAATTCCAGAGCTGGATGTGACCCAGAGATTGTCAGCTGATGCCAGGGCAGGAATTTCCAAGGTCACAGCTCCTCAGGAGCTGCAGCAGGAGCACAGGCCAGCATCCCTCCTCTCCAGCATGGACCTCCGCTCCCACCATGCTGCCCATTCGCTATGCCCGCCTGTGACTGGTGAGGGCTGATCGAGGGTGACTTTATTATCAAACAGAGGCTGCTACCTGGCTTTCAGGGACATGGGAATGGCGAGCCCTTTTAAAGGCTTTTAAAGAATTCTTAGCATACCAAAATCCAGGACACTTTGGGGACAAGGACCCAGCACCTATATAGCGCCAGGCATATAGAAGACACTAgggaccgggcgcagtggttcatgcctgtaatcccagcactttgggaggccaaggcaggcggatcacctgaggtcaggagttcaagaccagcctggccaacatggtgaaacctcatctctactaaaaatacaaaaattagctgggcatgttggcaggtgcctataatcccagctacttgggagactgaggcaggagaattgcttgaaccagggagggtgaggttgcagtgagctgagatcgcaccaccgcactccagcctgggcgacagagtaagactctgtctcaaaaaacaaaacaaacaaacaaacaaaaaacactaggaaatacagaaggaaggaaggaaggagagagggaagaagaggaggagggagggaggaaggagaaaggaaggaagtgggggcacagagaaaggaaggaaaaaaggaagggatgAAGGCAGAAAGGGAGGGGAGTGGAAGTCTTGAGTGGACACCACTAGCTTTTCTCTCCTGCCTGGGGCAAGGTAATCAGTGAGACCAAGCATTAGGAGGTCTGGGCCCGGCTGCGCCCATCCAATGGGTGACCTGGGGCTCAGCTTCTTTTTTGGTTCtgaagggagaaaagggaagcGTCTCTGCTGACGACAAGTCACTTCAGCGTCCCAAACCGGCGCAAAACTCAGTAGGCAAAACCTGCTTCTTCTTCTGCAGAGGGCTGAGCCTCAGTTAAGCAGTGCAGGCTTCAGGCAGGAAAAGTGGGCTGCAGGGTGTTGCCCATGAGACCCTGGGACATTGTCAAGAAATCCCCAGTGGGGcttggtggctgtaatcccagcactttgggaggctaaggcaggtggatcgcttaaggtcaggagtttgagactagcctggccaacatggtgaaagcctgcctctactaaaaaaacaaaagtcagctgggcgttggtggtgcgcgcctgtcatctccagctactcaggaggccgaggcaggagaattgcctgaactgggaggcggaggtttcagtgaacctagatcgtgccactgcactccagcctgggtgacagaacgagattctgtcttgaaaactaaataaataaataaataagtcccCTACTAGATGGAAATCACTTGGTGAGTAAATAATAACTGATGTTTCTACTGGGAGTCTAAACCATCATCttgctaatttaaaaacatatactgAGTTTAAATGCTTTGGCATTGTAGGAGGTCATTGGTTCTGTCCTGAtgaacgaacaaacaaaaataaataataacaaaacaatgtGGTGCCTCACAGGACACGGAGTGGACTGAAGGGGTGTCCAGGTGATAGGGTtcggatttgtgtccccacccaaatctcatgttgaatggCAGTCCCCAGTGTTGGtggaagggcctggtgggaggcaaatgaatcatgggggcggacCTCTCCCTtactcttcttgtgatagtgagttccctggagatctggttgtttaaaagtgtgcagcacctgcctgctcccctctctctcttcttccttctctggcGGTgtcatgcctgcttcccctttacctaccgccatgattgtaagtttcctaaggcctccccagtcatgcttcctgtacagcttgtgaGAGCCAatgaagcctcttttctttagaaattatcctgtctcaggtagttctttgaCTCAGGTTGCATTGAGAGAATGGACTGACACACCGAGTATTTTCCTGCTGCTGTTTTGGATGACTATTTGTTCACAGCCCAGAATTTGTCACATGCACTATGCACGATGCTGGCTTTGCACAAAGCCTTTCTTCCCTCCACACAGCAAGCACTCACTCTGTCCAGGGACTGGGGACACCATCACAGTCTCTGCTGGCCAGAGAAGGACCAGGGCCAGCTGTCCTATGGTCACTGCCCTGGGGGAGGTGCTGGCAACAAGGCCACGGGGGCCACCCTGATAGGCACAGCCAGTGGGGGTGCCAGCGGAcccacccaccccacaccctGAGCACACTGATGGCACCAGATGACTGGGCCTGAGCACGGTTTAAACACTGACACATTTCCTAGTTTATTCCCAGCAACCTAATGTGTCAGTGACTGTTACCATCCCCTTTTTACACTTGGGGAAACGAGAGGAGCAGAGGACGAAAGTCCTATGCCTGGCCTGGCTAGTGTTCTCCTTGGTGTCATTCCCCCTTTAAACACTAATGCTTCGATGAGATGGGACTGAAGTTAGTGTAAGGGCTGAGGGATGGTGTTAGCAACGATTCTCCTTCCCACAGAGATCTCAGAACAGTGGCCTTGTCCCTTTTGCAGTGGTTTGGGCAGCCAGGACAACAAACCGCCCTGCTTTGCTAGGGACTGAGGGGTTGCCCAGGACAGGGACCTTCAGGGCTGAAACTAAGACAGTCCCAAGGAAACCAGGACCAGAGGCTCCTCCAGGTACCTAGATCTCCGAATGGCCTCTGAGATCTCTTCCCGCCCTGCTTTGAGGCTGCCTCCAGGGTGACGGCCACACAGGGTGTCCCTGGTCCAAGCATAATGGGGCTTCTTGCAGCTCTCACTGTCAAGGTCAATAATTAAGTATACAGACCCTAAAGAATGTGGCATAAAAGCCAAGCCCATTAGGCTAGGCTAGTGGACCAGAGGTTTATTGGAGGTCTAAATATTTATGGAGAGCAATGATGGCTAATTTTAGAAACCATTAGGCTGCTATTTTTAAACATGTGCTATAAGGATTTGCTAATTTAAGAAGTGAGTGTTAATGAGCCCCAAAATCCCAGACACCAGCTCCCCAACCTGCTTTCCTTCTTCCGTACCAGCAGCTGCTACTGGCATTAGGTAATAATTCAACTTCCCTGCAACTGCTTTTCACTTTGGGGCCTTTCAAGGGAAAAACAACTTTAACTGAACGCATCTCCCTGGAAGCCACATAAAATTCCTCCCTGATGCTCCGGAATCGCCCTGCCCTGCAGGGCTGTTTGTATAGGAAGGAACTTGCCCAAGCCTGGCCTCCCAGGGGGAGCAGCCCATGCAGGGCTGAACTGGTGTTCACCTGTGGGCTACCATTTTCCTGCAgccatatgtgtgcatgtgggaaGATTTGCTAGAGAGATACGGGTCCAAAACAAATAGGGTTCCAAGCATCAAGCTCCAGAAGCCCTCGACAGGCTGAGTGGCGGTGGGAAGGCAGAATCTAACAGGATGTGTTAGAGGAATCAATGCTGGGTCCTGCATTTGGGTTCACAAAACCCCAAAAGTACAATCCTGGGTGGGGAGTATGTGGCTTAGCTGCACAAGAGAGCAGGATTTAGGGCTGAGTTTCCCAACGACTGCATCTTGGAATGCTGCATTTGCAGGATGTCGTGTGTCGAGGACCCAAATGTCAAATATGTTTAAGAAAACCTTAGTGACTGTAGGACTTCTCATAGCTGGAAACGTGTCAATGTGCATTGTGTCTCTCCCAGAAAAGGTCTCATGTGCAGCATCCACTGAACTTATTTGACTAGAGACACCCCCCGCCACCCCTTTAGCAAAGAACAATTTGCAGTGAAATCACTTTGGCATGATAACTTGGACTTGGCAATGGTGAGATAGAGTGGGttgctgtattagtttgttctcatgctgctataaagaaccaccCAAGacgggtaattcataaaggaaagaggtttaattgactcacagttccgcaggactggggagcctcaggaaacttacaat
This window of the Rhinopithecus roxellana isolate Shanxi Qingling chromosome 13, ASM756505v1, whole genome shotgun sequence genome carries:
- the CLDN14 gene encoding claudin-14, translating into MASTAVQLLGFLLSFLGMVGTLITTILPHWRRTAHVGTNILTAVSYLKGLWMECVWHSTGIYQCQIYRSLLALPQDLQAARALMVISCLLSGIACACAVIGMKCTRCAKGTPAKTTFAILGGSLFILAGLLCMVAVSWTTNDVVQNFYNPLLPSGMKFEIGQALYLGFISSSLSLIGGTLLCLSCQDEAPYRPYQAPPRATTATATTAPAYQPPAAYKDNWAPSVTSATHSGYRLNDYV